A segment of the Xenorhabdus bovienii SS-2004 genome:
GTGAGGTGATTGAAAAAGCGAAAAAAGAGGCAGATAACGTGCTGTCTGCTGAGTTGTCACGGCTGGAAGCGCTGAAAGCGGTTAACCCAAATATCCGTGATGATGAGCTGGAAGCGGTTGACTCTGAACATAAGCATCTGCTGCTCAATCTTGATCAGGCAAATTGGCGTCTGGATGCCATTCGCCTGGTGGTGGTCTCTCATCAATAAATAGCCACTAATAAATAGCCAATCCTGAAATACGGGGCGATCTCGATGAGATGCCCCTGTATTTTAATCTCACACCGTAAATCATATGCTGATAAAATCTGCCCCGTCATTTTTTCGACCCAACTGGAGCTACTATGCTGGAATCTTATAATCCCCCGACTGATCCCTGGTTACACGTGCTTTATCAAGACGAGCACATTATGGTCGTTAATAAACCCAGTGAGTTGCTTTCTGTACCGGGCAAAGCAGAGGACCATAAGGACAGTATCATGACGCGGATACAGGCCGAGTTTCCAACGGCTGAATCTGTTCATCGACTAGATATGGCAACCAGTGGTGTCATGGTTGTTGCACTGACCAAAGCGGCTGAACGTGAGCTAAAACGTCAGTTTCGTGAACGTGAGCCGAAAAAAGTCTATATCGCCCGGGTATGGGGAAAATTAGAACGGGAAAAAGGTCTGGTAGATTTACCACTGATCTGCGACTGGCCGAACCGCCCGAAGCAAAAGGTCTGTTTTGAAACCGGAAAATCGGCACAGACAGAGTATCAAGTGCTGGAATATGAAGCTCAGGCCACTCGCGTCAGGCTTGCTCCCATCACTGGGCGATCCCATCAGCTACGTGTACATATGCTGGCGCTTGGCAACCCCATTCTGGGGGACAGGTTCTATGCTCATCAGCAGGCAAGAGAACTGGCACCTCGCCTGCAATTACATGCACAAGAGTTGTCGATTACTCACCCGGCCTACGGCACTCCGATGCATTTTGAATGCAAGGCCGATTTTTGACAGGTGTTATTTAAAACCTTTTTCTTTTTTAATTAAATCATAAGCGGATTGGATGGACTGTGCTTTCTGTTTGGCAATATCCATCATTTCTGGCGGTAAGCCTTTTGCCACCAGTTTATCGGGATGGTGTTCACTCATCAGTTTTCGATAAGCCCGCTTAATGACTGTCGCCTCGTCATGTTCCTTAACACCCAGCACCTTGCAGGCATCTGCCAGAGTCGCCCGCGGCTGCCCATGCTCCTGATAACGGCCATGCTGCTGATATTGCCCACCAAAATGGCGGCCACCTTCCATCATGGCGAGGAATTGTTCAAATTGAGGACGAGAAATACCCAGTTCTTCAGCAATAACAAACAACACTATTCTTTCATTAGGATGCAGTTCGCCATCTGAAAACGCAGCCTGTAACTGAATTTCCAAAAACATCCGAATCAGGTCAAAACGCCCAAAACAGGCACGTCGCAATTGCCGAAGTGTTTCACGCAGAGGAAACCGGAGCTGCTTACCCTCACGAAACGCCTGCTGTGCGGCAACCCTTGCATCACCATGTAACTGCATCCTATCCATCAACTGGCTGGCGAGCTGGATATCCGTTTCTGTCACCCGGCCTTTTGCTTTGGTCAAATGCCCCAAGACCTGAAAGGTACTGCGAAAAAACAGTGCCTGCCGGGTTGGGCCTTTGTCAGAAAGTCTTTGATTGCGCATCCTGACTTTATCAAGTACATGACCGAGCAACAGGCCAATCACTATGCCCCAAAAGCCAGCACCAGAAGCAATACCAAATATCAATCCAAATAATTTTCCCCAATACTGCATATACTCTTCAATTCCTCAATGCCCTGAGCGCAATTTTGCATTATCATACTATTCATTAAGCTCCGTGCCTAACAGCAAGATTAGTAAAGTTTAACTTTACTCTGGCGCATATTTATCAAGTGCGTTAGTCTCTGAGCGTTTGCCGGCATGATGCCACTGATGACGGAACCGCATAACTATATATGAATAAATGTTATCCCACTCTGCTGGCCACAATGGTATGGGCAGCAATTTACAGTCAGCAAGCACATGCTGACCTTGCAGCACAGTGTATGCTGGGCGTACCTGTATACGATAAACCCATTATCACGGCTGATCCCAACCAAATTCCCGTTAACATTAAGTCTGATGATACACACGGTGAATATCCCAATGCGGTCGAATTTGTCGGCAATGTTGATATTCGACAGGGGAATAAAACGCTGACAGCCGATAAAGTGCGGCTCGAACAAACACAAGATGAAGTTCCTGTCAGGACCGTGACCGCAACAGGCAATGTTAACTATGATGACCCTCAGATTATTTTGAAGGGGCCTCGTGCCTGGTCTAACCTGAACAATAAAGATACGGACATGGAACACGGCAAATACCAAATGGTTGGCCGTCAGGGGCGCGGTAGCGCAGATAAGTTGATGGTGCGCGATGAAAACCGCTATACCATTATGAATAATGGGATATTTACCTCATGTCTGCCGGGCAACGATAGCTGGAGCGTTGTTGGCTCCGAAGTTATCCTCGACCGTAAAGAAGAAGTCGCTGAGATCTGGAATGCCCGTTTCAGGGTGGCCAACGTGCCGGTATTTTACAGCCCATACCTGCAACTCCCCATTGGTGACAAACGCCGTTCTGGTTTTCTGATCCCCAATGCCAGCTACTCCAATAAAGAAGGCTTTCAATTCAAGCTGCCGTATTACTGGAATATTGCCCCCAATTACGATGCCACCATTACGCCAAATCTGATCAGTAAACGGGGTCTTAAGCTGGATAACGAGTTCCGTTATTTAACAAAAGCCGGGGCGGGTACAGTAGCTTTTGATTGGCTTGGTCATGATCGCCTGTATGCAGATGATAAAAAACTTGATAAAAATCTGTCAGATCGGGAGAGCAATAACCGCTGGTTATTCTACTGGAACCACAGTGGCGTACTCAATCAAGCATGGCGTTTCAGTGCCGATTACACCAAAGTTAGTGATCCCAAATATTTCACTGATTTTACCTCGCAATACGGCACCAGTACCGACGGTTATGCCACCCAGAAATTCAGTATTGGCTATGCCCAACAGAACTGGGATGCAACCTTGGCAAGCAAGCAATTCCAGATCTTTACTGCCGGAAAAAATAGAAAAGCTTACCGTGCAGAGCCTCAACTTGATCTGAATTACTACAAAAATGATCTGGGGCCGTTTGATTTCCGAACCCACGCTCAAATTGCCAAGTTCACCAGCGTAGGCAAAGATTACCCAGAGGCAACACGTTGGCATGTGGAACCGACTATCAATCTGCCGCTCTCCAATCGCTGGGCAAGCCTCAATAATGAATTTAAATTGATGGCAACCCACTATCAGCAAGATATTCCTGCCACGACACAGAACTCTACGCTAGAGAAATCAGTCAACCGTGTCCTGCCACTGTTTAAATCCGATGCGAAAATGGTGTTTGAGCGCGCCATGTATATGAACAAGTATTACACGCAGACGCTGGAACCCCGGGTTCAGTACCTTTATGTACCTTATAAAAATCAAGATAATATCAACAACTTCGATTCTTCCCTATTGCAGGCTAACTATTCCGGATTGTTCCGGGATCGCTTCTTCAGTGGGCTGGATCGCATTTCATCTGCTAATCAGTTTACCAGTGGCATCACCACCCGCATTTATGATGAAGATTTAGTTGAACGTTTTAACCTATCCGTAGGTCAAATCTACTACTTTGAAAGTCCGCGTACCCAAGATACTGACCTCAAAGACTCAACCAAAAAAAGTACAGGTACGACAACATGGGCCGGAGATGTTGAGTGGAAAATCAATGATTCATGGGGATTTAAAGGGGGTATGCAATACGATACCCGTCTGAACAGTGTGGCAATGGGCAATACGGTGCTGGAATATCGCCGTGATGCTGAACGTCTGGTACAGTTGAATTATCGTTTTGTTAACCGCGACTATATTCAGGCTACGCTTGGAAGCCAAGCGCCGTCATTCCAGCAGGGCATTTCGCAGGTCGGGCTAGTGGCAAGCTGGCCGCTGGCGGATCGTTGGGCGTTCGTAGGTTCGTATTATTACGATACCAAAGAGAAACAGCCGGCAAGCCAGCTGGTTGGCCTCCAATACAACACTTGCTGCTGGGCGGTGAGTGTCGGTTATGAACGTAAAATCGTCAGCTGGAAGGACAACAGCAGTGAATATGACAACAAATGGTCATTCAATGTTGAACTTCGTGGCTTAAGTAGCAATCAAAGTTTGGGTAGCCAGAAGATGCTGGAGAGAGGTATTCTGCCTTACCAGCGCGCATTCTGATACTGATAAACATGATGCAAACACAATGTAAACACAATAACCCCGCCAAGGCGGGATTGATATGATGGGAAACGTATGAAGAACTGGAGAGCACTCATTCTCGGATTGATGTTTTCAGTGAATACTGTCGCAATGGCAGCACCACAGGAACTCAATAGGGTTGCTGCCGTTGTCAACAATGGTGTCGTACTGGAAAGTGATGTCGACGAGCAATTACAATCCGTTAAACTCAGTGCAAAACATGCTGGTCAGCAAATACCAGATGAAAAAGCCTTGCGTCACCAGATCCTTGAGCGTTTAATTATGGATGACATCATTTTGCAAATGGCAAAACAGATGCAGATCACTATCCCCGATCAAGTCCTGGATTCCACCATCGCAAACATTGCCGCCCAGAACCATATGGGTCTGGACGAATTGAAAAAAAATCTGACTGCCGAGGGTCTCAATTTTAATACCTACCGCAATCAGATCCGCAAAGAGATGATTATTGCCGAAGTACGCAATAATGAAATTCGTCGCCGCGTCACGATCCTGCCACAGGAAGTTGAGGCGCTGGCCAAAAATCTTAGCAGCGAAAATAATCAGAATACCGAGTTGAATGTCAGCAACATTCTGATTCCATTGCGAGAAAATCCAAGTCAAGCACAGGTAGAAAAAGCGACGGCGATCATAAACAAGATTTTATCTGAGCTCAAAAATGGTGCCGATTTTGGTAAGCTGGCTATCACCTATTCCGGCGATACACAGGCCCTGAAAGGCGGCAATATGGGTTGGAGAAAATTGCAGGAATTACCTTCTCTGTTTGCAGAACAGCTCCAGTCAGCGCATAAGGGACAGATTATTGGCCCAATCCGTTCCGGCGTTGGTTTCCATATCCTGAAAATTAATGATATCCGCGGTAGCAATATGCCACAGGTTGCGGCCACTGAAGTTAATGCCCGCCATATTCTGCTGAAAACTTCACCTATCATGACCGATGATCAAGCCCGCAGCACTCTGATGAAACTCAGAGAAGAAATCTTAAGTGGTAAAACCACATTTAATGCAGCAGCGGAGAAGTATTCTGAAGATCCGGGCACAGCCATGCGTGGTGGTGAACTGGGCTGGAATGTGCCAAGTACTTATGCGCCAGCTTTCCGTGATGCCTTAGTGAAACTTAAAAAAGGTGAGCTCAGCCAGCCTGTTCACTCTACTTTCGGCTGGCACTTAATCCAACTGATTGATACCCGCAAGGTTGACAGAACAGACTCGGCACAGAAAGATAATGCCTACCGCCTGCTGTTAAACCGTAAACTCGGTGAAGAAACACAAAACTGGATGCAGGACTTACGTGCCTCCGCTTATGTGAAAGTTTTAGATGGTAGCGATGCACAACAATAAACCCATCATTATCACCCCCGGCGAACCAGCCGGGGTTGGCCCTGATTTAGTCATTGCCCTCGCACAAAAAGAGTGGCCTATCCAACTCGTTGTATGTGCTGATCCTGAGTTAATGCTCTTACGAGCCAAGCAACTCAACCTACCCCTTCAACTACAACCTTACTCCCCTGAATACATTTCCCCAACACAGGCCGCCGGAACCCTGACTATTCTGCCCGTTTCCCTCCATTCACCTGTCATTGCCGGTGAATTGAACCGGGAAAACGGTATTTATGTCACGGAAACGCTGGCAAAAGCCTGCGAGGGTTGTCTGAATGGCGAGTTTTCTGCACTGGTGACAGGCCCGGTTCACAAAGGTGTCATCAACGAGGCAGGGGTTCCTTTTACCGGACATACTGAGTTTTTTGCTGACCACAGCCAATGCTCAAGAGTCGTCATGATGCTGGCAACAGAAGAGCTACGGGTGGCGCTGGCAACAACGCATCTGCCGATTATGGATGTTCCCAAGGCAATTACGTTTGATTCACTGAGAGAAGTAGTCACTATTCTCAATCATGATCTGAAAACCAAATTCGGTATCCGCCGCCCCCATATCTATGTTTGTGGCCTGAATCCACATGCAGGGGAAGGTGGACACATGGGGCATGAAGAAATCGACGTGATCATTCCCGCATTGGACAGCCTGAGGGCAGAAGGTATCTGGCTAGAAGGGCCGCTGCCGGCCGATACCCTGTTCCAGCCTAAGTACTTGGATCATGCTGATGCCGTACTTTCGATGTATCACGATCAAGGGTTACCCGTGTTAAAATATCAAGGTTTTGGCAGAGCCGTGAATATCACTCTCGGACTGCCATTTATCCGAACGTCTGTCGATCACGGCACAGCTCTAGAGCTGGCAGGGACAGGCCAAGCAGATGTGGGAAGTTTTATTACCGCATTAAATTTAGCAATTAAGATGATACAAAACAGTAATGAATAATAAAGTCCATCAAGGGCACTACGCCCGTAAACGCTTCGGGCAAAACTTTTTAACCGATCAATTTATCATTGAAAGTATTGTCGATGCGATGAACCCACAGCCTGGTCAGGCTATCGTGGAAATAGGCCCTGGTCTGGGTGCACTGACCGAGCCAGTGGGTGAACGCATGGATAAAATGACTGTCGTCGAACTTGACCGTGATCTGGCAGCTCGTCTGCATGTTCATCCTAAGCTAAAAGATAAGCTGACTATCATTCAGCAGGATGCGATGACCGTTGATTTTGGCCAACTGGCCAAGGATCAGGGACAATCCCTGCGTGTATTTGGTAATTTGCCTTATAACATCTCTACGCCATTGATGTTCCATCTTTTCAGCTATGCTGATGCTATCGCTGATATGAGTTTTATGCTGCAAAAAGAAGTGGTGAACCGTCTGGTCGCTGGGCCTGGCTGTAAAGCCTACGGGCGTTTGAGTGTAATGGCACAATATTACTGTCAGGTTATCCCTGTTCTTGAAGTACCACCTACGGCATTTACGCCAGCCCCCAAAGTGGATTCAGCCATTGTGCGTCTTATGCCGCACAAAGCTATGCCTTATCCGGTTAAAGACATTCGCATGTTAGCCCGAGTGACTACTCAGGCATTTAACCAACGGCGCAAAACTATCCGCAATAGCCTTGGCGATCTCTTTTCAGTTGAGCAATTATCTGAACTGGGCGTTGATCCGGGCACACGGGCTGAAAACATTTCTGTCGAGCAATACTGTAAGATGGCAAGTTGGTTATCATCTCAAGCAAAAACTGCCCGAAATCAATAAACAGCCATTACAGTAACAGGAGGCATTTATGCTCAACGAACCAAGAATTCATATCCAAGTACAGAGTACTTACGTAGAAAGCCAATCAGAACCAGAGCATCAGCGTTTTGTGTTTGCTTATACAATATCAATTCACAATCTTGGGCATTCCCCCGTGCAACTTATCAGCCGTTATTGGCGTATAACCAACAGTGATGGACACCGAACAGAAGTTCAGGGAGAAGGGGTTGTAGGAAAACAACCCGTTATCCTTCCTGGAACAGATTATCGCTACAGCAGCGGGACTATTCTGGAAACGCCTTTAGGCACAATGGAAGGCCATTATGAAATGCGTGATCATGATGGGCGTCCATTTCGTGTCGCCATTCCGGTGTTCAGACTGGCTATTCCAACACTGATAAATTAACTATGGCTACATACCTTATTGGCGATATTCACGGCTGCTATCATGAATTTCGCGCTTTATTACAACAAGTTTCTTTTCATCCCAGCAAAGATACATTATGGCTCACGGGCGATCTGGTCGCCCGTGGCCCTTATTCGCTGGAAGTGCTTCGCTTTATCAAGCAACTCGGCCCAGCGGTTAAACTGGTCTTGGGCAACCATGACCTTCATTTACTGGCCGTTTACGCCAAAATCAGCCGTAATAAGCCGAAAGACCAACTGGATAAATTACTCTCAGCACCGGATGTTGATGATTTAATTAATTGGCTAAGAAAGCAGCCAATGCTACAGATTGATGATGAACTAAAACTGGTCATGGCACATGCAGGATTAGCACCCCAATGGGATCTAGACACCGCCAGAATATGTGCCCGTGAAGTGGAAGCCATTCTCCGCAGTGACAGCTATCCTTTATTTCTCGATGCTATGTACGGTGATATGCCCAATAACTGGGATCCCGAACTGAGCGGGCTTGCTAGATTGCGTTATAGCACTAATGCACTGACACGAATGCGTTACTGCTTTCCAAATGGTCAGCTGGATATGATCTGCAAATCTAAACCCGAAAATGTTTCTGCCCCAC
Coding sequences within it:
- the rluA gene encoding bifunctional tRNA pseudouridine(32) synthase/23S rRNA pseudouridine(746) synthase RluA, which translates into the protein MLESYNPPTDPWLHVLYQDEHIMVVNKPSELLSVPGKAEDHKDSIMTRIQAEFPTAESVHRLDMATSGVMVVALTKAAERELKRQFREREPKKVYIARVWGKLEREKGLVDLPLICDWPNRPKQKVCFETGKSAQTEYQVLEYEAQATRVRLAPITGRSHQLRVHMLALGNPILGDRFYAHQQARELAPRLQLHAQELSITHPAYGTPMHFECKADF
- the djlA gene encoding co-chaperone DjlA, with the translated sequence MQYWGKLFGLIFGIASGAGFWGIVIGLLLGHVLDKVRMRNQRLSDKGPTRQALFFRSTFQVLGHLTKAKGRVTETDIQLASQLMDRMQLHGDARVAAQQAFREGKQLRFPLRETLRQLRRACFGRFDLIRMFLEIQLQAAFSDGELHPNERIVLFVIAEELGISRPQFEQFLAMMEGGRHFGGQYQQHGRYQEHGQPRATLADACKVLGVKEHDEATVIKRAYRKLMSEHHPDKLVAKGLPPEMMDIAKQKAQSIQSAYDLIKKEKGFK
- the lptD gene encoding LPS assembly protein LptD; this encodes MNKCYPTLLATMVWAAIYSQQAHADLAAQCMLGVPVYDKPIITADPNQIPVNIKSDDTHGEYPNAVEFVGNVDIRQGNKTLTADKVRLEQTQDEVPVRTVTATGNVNYDDPQIILKGPRAWSNLNNKDTDMEHGKYQMVGRQGRGSADKLMVRDENRYTIMNNGIFTSCLPGNDSWSVVGSEVILDRKEEVAEIWNARFRVANVPVFYSPYLQLPIGDKRRSGFLIPNASYSNKEGFQFKLPYYWNIAPNYDATITPNLISKRGLKLDNEFRYLTKAGAGTVAFDWLGHDRLYADDKKLDKNLSDRESNNRWLFYWNHSGVLNQAWRFSADYTKVSDPKYFTDFTSQYGTSTDGYATQKFSIGYAQQNWDATLASKQFQIFTAGKNRKAYRAEPQLDLNYYKNDLGPFDFRTHAQIAKFTSVGKDYPEATRWHVEPTINLPLSNRWASLNNEFKLMATHYQQDIPATTQNSTLEKSVNRVLPLFKSDAKMVFERAMYMNKYYTQTLEPRVQYLYVPYKNQDNINNFDSSLLQANYSGLFRDRFFSGLDRISSANQFTSGITTRIYDEDLVERFNLSVGQIYYFESPRTQDTDLKDSTKKSTGTTTWAGDVEWKINDSWGFKGGMQYDTRLNSVAMGNTVLEYRRDAERLVQLNYRFVNRDYIQATLGSQAPSFQQGISQVGLVASWPLADRWAFVGSYYYDTKEKQPASQLVGLQYNTCCWAVSVGYERKIVSWKDNSSEYDNKWSFNVELRGLSSNQSLGSQKMLERGILPYQRAF
- the surA gene encoding peptidylprolyl isomerase SurA; this translates as MKNWRALILGLMFSVNTVAMAAPQELNRVAAVVNNGVVLESDVDEQLQSVKLSAKHAGQQIPDEKALRHQILERLIMDDIILQMAKQMQITIPDQVLDSTIANIAAQNHMGLDELKKNLTAEGLNFNTYRNQIRKEMIIAEVRNNEIRRRVTILPQEVEALAKNLSSENNQNTELNVSNILIPLRENPSQAQVEKATAIINKILSELKNGADFGKLAITYSGDTQALKGGNMGWRKLQELPSLFAEQLQSAHKGQIIGPIRSGVGFHILKINDIRGSNMPQVAATEVNARHILLKTSPIMTDDQARSTLMKLREEILSGKTTFNAAAEKYSEDPGTAMRGGELGWNVPSTYAPAFRDALVKLKKGELSQPVHSTFGWHLIQLIDTRKVDRTDSAQKDNAYRLLLNRKLGEETQNWMQDLRASAYVKVLDGSDAQQ
- the pdxA gene encoding 4-hydroxythreonine-4-phosphate dehydrogenase PdxA, translating into MHNNKPIIITPGEPAGVGPDLVIALAQKEWPIQLVVCADPELMLLRAKQLNLPLQLQPYSPEYISPTQAAGTLTILPVSLHSPVIAGELNRENGIYVTETLAKACEGCLNGEFSALVTGPVHKGVINEAGVPFTGHTEFFADHSQCSRVVMMLATEELRVALATTHLPIMDVPKAITFDSLREVVTILNHDLKTKFGIRRPHIYVCGLNPHAGEGGHMGHEEIDVIIPALDSLRAEGIWLEGPLPADTLFQPKYLDHADAVLSMYHDQGLPVLKYQGFGRAVNITLGLPFIRTSVDHGTALELAGTGQADVGSFITALNLAIKMIQNSNE
- the rsmA gene encoding 16S rRNA (adenine(1518)-N(6)/adenine(1519)-N(6))-dimethyltransferase RsmA, whose product is MNNKVHQGHYARKRFGQNFLTDQFIIESIVDAMNPQPGQAIVEIGPGLGALTEPVGERMDKMTVVELDRDLAARLHVHPKLKDKLTIIQQDAMTVDFGQLAKDQGQSLRVFGNLPYNISTPLMFHLFSYADAIADMSFMLQKEVVNRLVAGPGCKAYGRLSVMAQYYCQVIPVLEVPPTAFTPAPKVDSAIVRLMPHKAMPYPVKDIRMLARVTTQAFNQRRKTIRNSLGDLFSVEQLSELGVDPGTRAENISVEQYCKMASWLSSQAKTARNQ
- the apaG gene encoding Co2+/Mg2+ efflux protein ApaG; its protein translation is MLNEPRIHIQVQSTYVESQSEPEHQRFVFAYTISIHNLGHSPVQLISRYWRITNSDGHRTEVQGEGVVGKQPVILPGTDYRYSSGTILETPLGTMEGHYEMRDHDGRPFRVAIPVFRLAIPTLIN
- the apaH gene encoding bis(5'-nucleosyl)-tetraphosphatase (symmetrical) ApaH — encoded protein: MATYLIGDIHGCYHEFRALLQQVSFHPSKDTLWLTGDLVARGPYSLEVLRFIKQLGPAVKLVLGNHDLHLLAVYAKISRNKPKDQLDKLLSAPDVDDLINWLRKQPMLQIDDELKLVMAHAGLAPQWDLDTARICAREVEAILRSDSYPLFLDAMYGDMPNNWDPELSGLARLRYSTNALTRMRYCFPNGQLDMICKSKPENVSAPLKPWFELPCNIPEEYSVAFGHWAALEGKGTPAGIYALDTGCCWGGKLTMMRWEDKQYFSQSSLLNR